A window of the Labeo rohita strain BAU-BD-2019 chromosome 1, IGBB_LRoh.1.0, whole genome shotgun sequence genome harbors these coding sequences:
- the npnta gene encoding nephronectin a isoform X4, whose product MWIIKFMLIWTCWFGVSADFDGRWPRQMASSNGLCRYGARIDCCWGWTRVSWGQCQPVCQHGCKHGECVGPNKCKCHPGYTGKTCNQEQGYVSPPLWHSHPPVFVPMDHQPIAVPSEDLNECGLKPRPCKHRCMNTYGSYKCYCLNGYMLLPDGSCGNARTCSMANCQYGCEVMKGEVRCQCPSPGLQLAPDGRTCVDVDECATGQAVCPRFRKCINTFGSYICKCHDGFDLQYINGKYQCSDVNECSSNQHQCGPYATCYNTPGSYKCKCKDDYRGVGYDCKPIPKVVIDPPRPGKTTPSNNNNKGGNKIPGSDQKRTTTIRPPVTAKRISPTIITTTTKPPPTKKITPPARVPATTTRRPLIPTRKPPVVVTNKPKVPPRPQPTRATTKAPVVTAVVPIIPTRRPFTPFVTPVDNSIKDITQKQRGDVHIPRNHGQNNVLDIDLDIELGNTEEELKDDPETGHLSCSFDHGLCGWIQRREGDLHWETTADPSGGRYLTISEGGEKRGGRGAQLILPLTTPWNEGNLCLAFRHNMAGHHVGMLQVFVQKGRQHSPAVWGRTGGNGWRSTQITIWGNGLESVVVKGERRRGRKGEIALDDMSLKRGSCQEEHNLRRL is encoded by the exons CGGTATGTCAGCACGGATGCAAACACGGAGAATGCGTGGGACCCAACAAATGCAAGTGCCATCCGGGTTATACAGGAAAAACATGTAACCAAG AGCAGGGCTATGTTAGCCCCCCATTATGGCACAGTCACCCTCCCGTTTTTGTTCCCATGGACCACCAGCCGATTGCGGTGCCTTCGGAGG ACTTGAACGAGTGTGGCCTCAAGCCTCGGCCGTGTAAACACAGGTGCATGAACACGTACGGGAGCTACAAATGCTACTGCCTAAACGGATACATGCTGTTGCCTGATGGGAGCTGTGGAA ATGCCCGGACATGCAGCATGGCGAACTGCCAGTACGGCTGTGAAGTAATGAAAGGAGAAGTTCGCTGCCAGTGCCCTTCCCCAGGTCTACAGCTGGCTCCAGATGGCAGGACCTGTGTGG aTGTGGATGAATGTGCAACAGGTCAAGCGGTTTGTCCGCGTTTCCGTAAGTGCATCAACACATTTGGGAGTTACATCTGCAAGTGTCATGATGGCTTTGATCTGCAGTACATCAACGGGAAATATCAGTGTTCAG atgtgaATGAATGCTCTTCAAATCAACACCAGTGTGGTCCCTACGCCACCTGCTATAACACACCTGGTTCATACAAGTGCAAGTGTAAGGATGACTACAGAGGTGTGGGCTATGACTGTAAAC CTATTCCAAAGGTAGTAATTGACCCACCACGACCTGGAAAGACCACGCCaagcaacaataacaacaaaggGGGTAACAAAATTCCTGGCTCAGACCAGAAGAGGACCACAACAATCAGACCACCAGTGACGGCTAAACGGATCTCACCTACAATaatcaccaccaccaccaaaCCTCCTCCAACCAAAAAAATCACCCCTCCTGCCAGAGTCCCAGCGACCACCACCCGAAGGCCTCTCATCCCGACACGTAAACCCCCTGTGGTGGTGACAAACAAACCTAAGGTCCCGCCCCGCCCGCAGCCTACTAGAGCTACTACAAAAGCCCCGGTGGTTACAGCAGTTGTTCCCATTATCCCAACACGCAGACCTTTTACACCGTTTGTGACACCAGTTGATAACAGCATCAAAGACATTACCCAGAAACAAAGAGGCGACGTTCACA TACCACGAAATCACGGGCAGAACAATGTGCTTGATATAGATTTAGACATTGAACTGGGCAACACAGAAGAGGAGCTGAAGGATGACCCAG AGACCGGACATCTGAGCTGCTCTTTTGACCACGGCCTTTGTGGATGGATCCAGAGAAGAGAGGGAGACCTTCACTGGGAGACAACAGCAGATCCCTCAG GTGGGCGGTACCTGACGATCTCAGAGGGCGGAGAGAAGCGAGGTGGGCGTGGCGCTCAGTTGATCCTCCCCCTGACCACGCCCTGGAACGAGGGGAACCTGTGCCTGGCCTTCAGACACAACATGGCAGGGCACCACGTAGGCATGCTGCAGGTGTTTGTCCAGAAGGGACGGCAGCACAGTCCTGCCGTCTGGGGTCGAACGGGAGGAAACGGCTGGAGGTCGACACAGATCACCATTTGGGGCAATGGGCTAGAAAGT GTGGTGGTGAAGGGCGAGCGACGGAGAGGCCGCAAGGGCGAAATAGCTCTGGACGACATGAGTCTCAAACGAGGTTCCTGTCAGGAGGAGCACAATCTGAGGAGACTTTAA
- the npnta gene encoding nephronectin a isoform X6, with protein sequence MWIIKFMLIWTCWFGVSADFDGRWPRQMASSNGLCRYGARIDCCWGWTRVSWGQCQPVCQHGCKHGECVGPNKCKCHPGYTGKTCNQDLNECGLKPRPCKHRCMNTYGSYKCYCLNGYMLLPDGSCGNARTCSMANCQYGCEVMKGEVRCQCPSPGLQLAPDGRTCVDVDECATGQAVCPRFRKCINTFGSYICKCHDGFDLQYINGKYQCSDVNECSSNQHQCGPYATCYNTPGSYKCKCKDDYRGVGYDCKPIPKVVIDPPRPGKTTPSNNNNKGGNKIPGSDQKRTTTIRPPVTAKRISPTIITTTTKPPPTKKITPPARVPATTTRRPLIPTRKPPVVVTNKPKVPPRPQPTRATTKAPVVTAVVPIIPTRRPFTPFVTPVDNSIKDITQKQRGDVHIPRNHGQNNVLDIDLDIELGNTEEELKDDPETGHLSCSFDHGLCGWIQRREGDLHWETTADPSGGRYLTISEGGEKRGGRGAQLILPLTTPWNEGNLCLAFRHNMAGHHVGMLQVFVQKGRQHSPAVWGRTGGNGWRSTQITIWGNGLESVVVKGERRRGRKGEIALDDMSLKRGSCQEEHNLRRL encoded by the exons CGGTATGTCAGCACGGATGCAAACACGGAGAATGCGTGGGACCCAACAAATGCAAGTGCCATCCGGGTTATACAGGAAAAACATGTAACCAAG ACTTGAACGAGTGTGGCCTCAAGCCTCGGCCGTGTAAACACAGGTGCATGAACACGTACGGGAGCTACAAATGCTACTGCCTAAACGGATACATGCTGTTGCCTGATGGGAGCTGTGGAA ATGCCCGGACATGCAGCATGGCGAACTGCCAGTACGGCTGTGAAGTAATGAAAGGAGAAGTTCGCTGCCAGTGCCCTTCCCCAGGTCTACAGCTGGCTCCAGATGGCAGGACCTGTGTGG aTGTGGATGAATGTGCAACAGGTCAAGCGGTTTGTCCGCGTTTCCGTAAGTGCATCAACACATTTGGGAGTTACATCTGCAAGTGTCATGATGGCTTTGATCTGCAGTACATCAACGGGAAATATCAGTGTTCAG atgtgaATGAATGCTCTTCAAATCAACACCAGTGTGGTCCCTACGCCACCTGCTATAACACACCTGGTTCATACAAGTGCAAGTGTAAGGATGACTACAGAGGTGTGGGCTATGACTGTAAAC CTATTCCAAAGGTAGTAATTGACCCACCACGACCTGGAAAGACCACGCCaagcaacaataacaacaaaggGGGTAACAAAATTCCTGGCTCAGACCAGAAGAGGACCACAACAATCAGACCACCAGTGACGGCTAAACGGATCTCACCTACAATaatcaccaccaccaccaaaCCTCCTCCAACCAAAAAAATCACCCCTCCTGCCAGAGTCCCAGCGACCACCACCCGAAGGCCTCTCATCCCGACACGTAAACCCCCTGTGGTGGTGACAAACAAACCTAAGGTCCCGCCCCGCCCGCAGCCTACTAGAGCTACTACAAAAGCCCCGGTGGTTACAGCAGTTGTTCCCATTATCCCAACACGCAGACCTTTTACACCGTTTGTGACACCAGTTGATAACAGCATCAAAGACATTACCCAGAAACAAAGAGGCGACGTTCACA TACCACGAAATCACGGGCAGAACAATGTGCTTGATATAGATTTAGACATTGAACTGGGCAACACAGAAGAGGAGCTGAAGGATGACCCAG AGACCGGACATCTGAGCTGCTCTTTTGACCACGGCCTTTGTGGATGGATCCAGAGAAGAGAGGGAGACCTTCACTGGGAGACAACAGCAGATCCCTCAG GTGGGCGGTACCTGACGATCTCAGAGGGCGGAGAGAAGCGAGGTGGGCGTGGCGCTCAGTTGATCCTCCCCCTGACCACGCCCTGGAACGAGGGGAACCTGTGCCTGGCCTTCAGACACAACATGGCAGGGCACCACGTAGGCATGCTGCAGGTGTTTGTCCAGAAGGGACGGCAGCACAGTCCTGCCGTCTGGGGTCGAACGGGAGGAAACGGCTGGAGGTCGACACAGATCACCATTTGGGGCAATGGGCTAGAAAGT GTGGTGGTGAAGGGCGAGCGACGGAGAGGCCGCAAGGGCGAAATAGCTCTGGACGACATGAGTCTCAAACGAGGTTCCTGTCAGGAGGAGCACAATCTGAGGAGACTTTAA
- the npnta gene encoding nephronectin a isoform X3 — MWIIKFMLIWTCWFGVSADFDGRWPRQMASSNGLCRYGARIDCCWGWTRVSWGQCQPVCQHGCKHGECVGPNKCKCHPGYTGKTCNQEEQGYVSPPLWHSHPPVFVPMDHQPIAVPSEDLNECGLKPRPCKHRCMNTYGSYKCYCLNGYMLLPDGSCGNARTCSMANCQYGCEVMKGEVRCQCPSPGLQLAPDGRTCVDVDECATGQAVCPRFRKCINTFGSYICKCHDGFDLQYINGKYQCSDVNECSSNQHQCGPYATCYNTPGSYKCKCKDDYRGVGYDCKPIPKVVIDPPRPGKTTPSNNNNKGGNKIPGSDQKRTTTIRPPVTAKRISPTIITTTTKPPPTKKITPPARVPATTTRRPLIPTRKPPVVVTNKPKVPPRPQPTRATTKAPVVTAVVPIIPTRRPFTPFVTPVDNSIKDITQKQRGDVHIPRNHGQNNVLDIDLDIELGNTEEELKDDPETGHLSCSFDHGLCGWIQRREGDLHWETTADPSGGRYLTISEGGEKRGGRGAQLILPLTTPWNEGNLCLAFRHNMAGHHVGMLQVFVQKGRQHSPAVWGRTGGNGWRSTQITIWGNGLESVVVKGERRRGRKGEIALDDMSLKRGSCQEEHNLRRL; from the exons CGGTATGTCAGCACGGATGCAAACACGGAGAATGCGTGGGACCCAACAAATGCAAGTGCCATCCGGGTTATACAGGAAAAACATGTAACCAAG AAGAGCAGGGCTATGTTAGCCCCCCATTATGGCACAGTCACCCTCCCGTTTTTGTTCCCATGGACCACCAGCCGATTGCGGTGCCTTCGGAGG ACTTGAACGAGTGTGGCCTCAAGCCTCGGCCGTGTAAACACAGGTGCATGAACACGTACGGGAGCTACAAATGCTACTGCCTAAACGGATACATGCTGTTGCCTGATGGGAGCTGTGGAA ATGCCCGGACATGCAGCATGGCGAACTGCCAGTACGGCTGTGAAGTAATGAAAGGAGAAGTTCGCTGCCAGTGCCCTTCCCCAGGTCTACAGCTGGCTCCAGATGGCAGGACCTGTGTGG aTGTGGATGAATGTGCAACAGGTCAAGCGGTTTGTCCGCGTTTCCGTAAGTGCATCAACACATTTGGGAGTTACATCTGCAAGTGTCATGATGGCTTTGATCTGCAGTACATCAACGGGAAATATCAGTGTTCAG atgtgaATGAATGCTCTTCAAATCAACACCAGTGTGGTCCCTACGCCACCTGCTATAACACACCTGGTTCATACAAGTGCAAGTGTAAGGATGACTACAGAGGTGTGGGCTATGACTGTAAAC CTATTCCAAAGGTAGTAATTGACCCACCACGACCTGGAAAGACCACGCCaagcaacaataacaacaaaggGGGTAACAAAATTCCTGGCTCAGACCAGAAGAGGACCACAACAATCAGACCACCAGTGACGGCTAAACGGATCTCACCTACAATaatcaccaccaccaccaaaCCTCCTCCAACCAAAAAAATCACCCCTCCTGCCAGAGTCCCAGCGACCACCACCCGAAGGCCTCTCATCCCGACACGTAAACCCCCTGTGGTGGTGACAAACAAACCTAAGGTCCCGCCCCGCCCGCAGCCTACTAGAGCTACTACAAAAGCCCCGGTGGTTACAGCAGTTGTTCCCATTATCCCAACACGCAGACCTTTTACACCGTTTGTGACACCAGTTGATAACAGCATCAAAGACATTACCCAGAAACAAAGAGGCGACGTTCACA TACCACGAAATCACGGGCAGAACAATGTGCTTGATATAGATTTAGACATTGAACTGGGCAACACAGAAGAGGAGCTGAAGGATGACCCAG AGACCGGACATCTGAGCTGCTCTTTTGACCACGGCCTTTGTGGATGGATCCAGAGAAGAGAGGGAGACCTTCACTGGGAGACAACAGCAGATCCCTCAG GTGGGCGGTACCTGACGATCTCAGAGGGCGGAGAGAAGCGAGGTGGGCGTGGCGCTCAGTTGATCCTCCCCCTGACCACGCCCTGGAACGAGGGGAACCTGTGCCTGGCCTTCAGACACAACATGGCAGGGCACCACGTAGGCATGCTGCAGGTGTTTGTCCAGAAGGGACGGCAGCACAGTCCTGCCGTCTGGGGTCGAACGGGAGGAAACGGCTGGAGGTCGACACAGATCACCATTTGGGGCAATGGGCTAGAAAGT GTGGTGGTGAAGGGCGAGCGACGGAGAGGCCGCAAGGGCGAAATAGCTCTGGACGACATGAGTCTCAAACGAGGTTCCTGTCAGGAGGAGCACAATCTGAGGAGACTTTAA